One region of Drosophila kikkawai strain 14028-0561.14 chromosome 2R, DkikHiC1v2, whole genome shotgun sequence genomic DNA includes:
- the LOC108083306 gene encoding uncharacterized protein produces the protein MGGITLNVFVAALFYEPVEQHMVRARQALEDIPEEEDIGIVMKFENVDENVVDQEQADKHLLPYNSPPSPLYLPDDEKQLFVRSASAAFVQSYSKSGDEFQPRTRKISTPVRLPQRNQTFSPGQLNPQSSLYAVPESSYKLSL, from the coding sequence ATGGGAGGCATTACCCTCAATGTTTTTGTAGCGGCGCTGTTTTATGAGCCTGTGGAGCAGCACATGGTACGTGCCCGTCAGGCTCTGGAGGATATACCTGAAGAAGAGGACATTGGAATTGTGATGAAATTCGAGAATGTCGACGAGAACGTAGTTGACCAGGAGCAAGCTGATAAGCACCTACTACCCTATAACTCACCGCCTTCTCCCCTGTATCTACCCGACGATGAGAAGCAGCTGTTCGTTCGTAGTGCTTCTGCAGCTTTTGTTCAAAGTTACTCAAAGTCTGGTGATGAATTCCAGCCTCGAACTCGAAAGATAAGTACCCCTGTGAGGTTGCCGCAAAGGAATCAGACGTTTTCACCCGGGCAACTAAACCCTCAATCTTCTTTGTATGCTGTACCAGAGAGTTCATACAAACTCTCTCTATGA